The Candidatus Thermoplasmatota archaeon genome has a segment encoding these proteins:
- a CDS encoding DUF86 domain-containing protein has translation MERVGRYRDKLNLISKRAEEIEKWIMGYTREKFVGDEKTKLAVYKAFQEIVEAEMDVIAMICKDSGLAPKDDYTNIEALEDNGIIDEGMKSFLIGSNGLRNRLVHLYNKLDDVIAFKGIKELMHVPRAFVKMVEGWIAAKLRK, from the coding sequence ATGGAAAGAGTAGGTAGGTATAGGGATAAATTAAATTTGATATCTAAAAGGGCGGAGGAAATAGAGAAATGGATAATGGGCTATACGAGAGAAAAATTTGTTGGGGATGAAAAAACTAAATTAGCTGTTTATAAGGCATTCCAGGAGATTGTTGAGGCTGAAATGGATGTAATTGCCATGATATGCAAAGATTCTGGATTGGCACCGAAAGACGATTATACCAATATAGAGGCTTTAGAAGATAACGGGATTATTGATGAGGGAATGAAATCTTTCCTTATCGGATCAAATGGTTTAAGAAACAGGTTGGTGCATCTTTACAATAAATTGGATGATGTCATAGCGTTTAAAGGCATAAAGGAATTGATGCATGTACCGAGAGCATTTGTTAAAATGGTGGAAGGATGGATAGCAGCAAAATTAAGAAAATAA
- a CDS encoding nucleotidyltransferase domain-containing protein: MDSSKIKKIKKDFNFLHERVMAVLLFGSFVKGEESTRSDVDICIIAPYEKDKINFLGEIMSKTWGYDVRLFELMPLYMKMEVIKNHKIIYARNISELYEYFYFYRKLWKDQEQRQRITKEEAIRLFE, translated from the coding sequence ATGGATAGCAGCAAAATTAAGAAAATAAAGAAAGATTTTAACTTCTTGCACGAGCGAGTAATGGCTGTTCTCTTATTTGGCTCTTTTGTAAAAGGAGAAGAAAGCACGAGAAGCGATGTTGACATATGCATTATTGCCCCCTACGAAAAGGACAAAATAAACTTTTTAGGAGAGATTATGTCAAAAACCTGGGGATACGATGTGAGGCTATTTGAACTGATGCCGTTGTACATGAAGATGGAAGTTATAAAAAACCATAAGATTATTTATGCAAGAAATATCAGTGAGTTGTATGAGTATTTCTATTTTTACAGGAAGTTGTGGAAAGACCAGGAACAAAGGCAAAGAATAACTAAA